From Pagrus major chromosome 9, Pma_NU_1.0, the proteins below share one genomic window:
- the LOC141002774 gene encoding polypeptide N-acetylgalactosaminyltransferase 5: MMMKVRRYLRGSGRVLAFVFIASVIWLLFDMAALRMSLNDVNSQLLKESVIREREMFKQQSRTTQLMKRGFKHPVERVDLDVTQAGKGPLSAGSKLAQVYRQGGKSKDQKLWDKKLEGDKVSKTVKPKYVPPEGRENVTPKQDVPAKKKVVNLDLNETKFEKSNVIDGSNKIMLPVAESNKTQVLPGVQENKHAPLPTSKKGLLKAGEQSALDKSDLKTNEKVKDESKSKTGTKEGQPQAEKARPVKATSKPPKKDVNAKEVINKAQEKHVERNDESDLNPVKEIPKPAVKIQAGDDSKSNSKRKSGVHKVLALDATISPRNANAVGQFGQAALVASNEDAEVRKRWDEGHFNVYLSDQIPVDRAIPDTRPEMCAQNLVHDDLPSTSVIFCFVDEVWSTLLRSVHSVINRSPPHLLKEIILVDDFSTKDNLKEPLDKYMSQFPKVRIIRLKERQGLIRARLAGAAVAKGEVLTFLDSHVECNVGWLEPLLERVYLDRKKVPCPVIEVISDKDMSYMLVDNFQRGIFKWPLVFGWSAIPDEYIKKHNMTISDPIRCPVMAGGLFSIDKKYFYELGSYDPGLDVWGGENMEISFKIWMCGGEIEIIPCSRVGHIFRGQNPYKFPKDRQKTVERNLARVAEVWLDEYKDLFYGHGYHHLVDKKAIVIGNLTDQIELRKRLKCNSFKWYLENVYPDMKAPLAKAEGLIFNRGLRKCLSLQKGSLLFETCDLSKQSQHFNYTWMRNVRQQDVCVAPQGKGSGFVLQECDNTRAEQRWFHKSSNSALAEHLIAEFVSHHMCLEAGPQGDTLRLNPCETSNAFQKWQFTHYHTL; this comes from the exons atgatgatgaaggttAGGAGATACTTAAGGGGGAGTGGGAGGGTACTCGCATTTGTGTTCATTGCTTCTGTCATTTGGCTGCTGTTTGACATGGCTGCGCTCCGCATGTCATTAAACGACGTGAACAGTCAGCTGCTGAAGGAGAGCGTGATAAGAGAAAGGGAGATGTTCAAGCAGCAGTCCAGGACCACACAGCTGATGAAGAGGGGGTTTAAACACCCAGTTGAGAGGGTGGACTTGGATGTGACACAAGCTGGGAAAGGACCACTCAGTGCAGGCAGCAAACTAGCCCAAGTGTACAGACAGGGAGGCAAGAGCAAGGACCAAAAGTTGTGGGATAAAAAGTTAGAAGGAGATAAAGTTTCCAAGACTGTCAAACCTAAGTATGTTCCCCCTGAAGGTAGAGAAAATGTCACACCAAAGCAGGATGTTCCTGCAAAGAAGAAGGTAGTAAACTTGGATCTGAATGAGACAAAATTCGAGAAAAGTAATGTAATAGATGGTTCTAATAAAATCATGTTACCTGTAGCAGAGTCTAATAAAACCCAAGTGCTACCTGGTgttcaggaaaacaaacatgctCCGCTACCAACGTCAAAGAAGGGACTCTTAAAAGCTGGTGAGCAAAGCGCTCTGGACAAAAGTGAtttaaagacaaatgaaaaagtcAAAGATGAATCCAAGAGCAAGACTGGAACAAAAGAGGGCCAGCCTCAGGCTGAGAAGGCACGCCCTGTTAAAGCAACATCCAAACCTCCAAAGAAGGATGTAAATGCTaaggaggtaataaataaagcaCAGGAGAAACATGTTGAGAGGAACGACGAGAGTGATCTGAATCCAGTGAAGGAAATCCCGAAACCTGCAGTCAAGATCCAAGCAGGAGACGACTCTAAGAGCAACTCAAAAAGGAAATCAGGTGTTCATAAAGTGCTTGCTCTGGATGCGACTATCTCTCCCAGAAATGCCAACGCTGTGGGCCAGTTTGGTCAGGCGGCACTTGTTGCCAGCAACGAAGACGCAGAGGTGAGGAAGAGATGGGACGAAGGGCATTTTAATGTCTACCTGAGTGATCAGATCCCAGTGGACCGTGCCATCCCGGACACCAGGCCAGAGAT GTGTGCACAGAATCTGGTCCACGATGACTTGCCCTCCACCAGTGTGATTTTCTGTTTCGTGGATGAAGTGTGGTCCACGCTCCTCCGCTCTGTGCACAGTGTGATCAACAGATCTCCGCCACACCTCCTCAAAGAGATCATTCTGGTGGATGATTTCAGCACCAAAG ACAATCTGAAGGAGCCACTGGATAAGTACATGTCCCAGTTTCCCAAAGTGCGAATCATCCGTCTGAAGGAAAGGCAGGGCCTGATCAGAGCCAGGCTGGCTGGAGCTGCTGTAGCCAAAG GTGAGGTTCTTACCTTCCTCGACTCCCATGTTGAATGTAACGTGGGCTGGCTAGAGCCCCTGCTGGAGCGAGTCTATCTGGATCGCAAGAAGGTGCCCTGTCCAGTTATTGAAGTCATCAGTGATAAGGACATGAG TTATATGCTGGTTGACAACTTCCAGAGAGGTATTTTCAAGTGGCCTCTGGTGTTTGGCTGGAGTGCGATACCAGACGAGTACATTAAGAAGCACAACATGACAATCTCAGATCCCATCAG aTGTCCAGTTATGGCTGGAGGCCTGTTCTCCATAGACAAGAAGTACTTCTATGAGCTTGGTTCCTATGATCCTGGCCTTGATGTGTGGGGTGGGGAGAACATGGAGATTTCATTTAAG ATCTGGATGTGCGGAGGGGAAATCGAGATCATCCCCTGCTCTCGAGTGGGTCACATCTTCCGAGGACAGAATCCTTACAAATTCCCCAAGGACAGGCAGAAGACGGTGGAGCGTAACCTGGCGAGGGTGGCGGAGGTCTGGCTGGACGAGTACAAGGACCTCTTCTACGGTCACGGGTACCATCACCTGGTGGATAAAAAGGCCATCGTCATCGGCAACCTCACCGATCAGATCGAGCTGAGAAAGAGGCTCAAATGCAATAGCTTCAAGTGGTACCTGGAGAACGTGTATCCAGATATGAAGGCTCCCTTAGCCAAAGCTGAAGGCCTG ATCTTTAATCGTGGCTTAAGGAAATGCCTCAGTCTGCAGAAAGGCTCTCTGCTCTTTGAGACGTGTGATCTCAGCAAGCAG agTCAGCACTTTAATTACACCTGGATGAGAAACGTTCGCCAGCAGGACGTTTGTGTCGCTCCCCAAGGCAAGGGCAGCGGCTTTGTTTTACAGGAATGTGACAACACAAGGGCTGAACAACGCTGGTTCCACAAATCCTCCAACTCTGCTCTG GCGGAGCACCTTATAGCAGAGTTTGTGTCCCACCACATGTGCCTGGAGGCGGGGCCTCAGGGTGACACTCTTCGCCTGAACCCATGTGAAACAAGCAATGCCTTCCAAAAGTGGCAGTTCACACACTACCACACTCTGTGA